The Pseudopipra pipra isolate bDixPip1 chromosome 6, bDixPip1.hap1, whole genome shotgun sequence genome includes a region encoding these proteins:
- the EIF5 gene encoding eukaryotic translation initiation factor 5 — protein sequence MSVNVNRSVSDQFYRYKMPRLIAKVEGKGNGIKTVIVNMVDVAKALNRPPTYPTKFFGCELGAQTQFDVKNDRYIVNGSHEANKLQDMLDGFIKKFVLCPECENPETDLHVNPKKQTIGNSCKACGYRGMLDTNHKLCTFILKNPPESGDTGTGKKEKEKKNRKGKDKENGSVSSNETLPPPPPEEITPPQVVEEEDDDDWGEDTTEEAQRRRMDEISDHAKNLTLSEDLERTVEERVNILFDFVKKKKEEGVIDTSDKDIVAEAERLDVKAMGPLVLTEVLFDEKIREQIRKYRRHFLRFCHNNKKAQRYLLHGFECVVAMHQSQLISKIPHILKEMYDADLLEEEVILSWAEKASKKYVSKELAKEIRVKAEPFIKWLKEAEEESSGNEEEDEDENIEVVYSSTASVPKVETVKPANNKDDDIDIDAI from the exons ATGTCTGTCAACGTCAACCGCAGTGTTTCAGATCAGTTCTATCGCTACAAAATGCCCCGTCTGATTGCCAAG gtGGAGGGCAAAGGAAATGGAATAAAGACGGTTATAGTCAACATGGTTGACGTTGCAAAGGCGCTTAATCGGCCTCCAACGT ATCCTACCAAATTTTTTGGTTGTGAGCTGGGAGCACAGACCCAGTTTGATGTTAAGAATGACCGTTACATTGTCAATGGATCTCATGAGGCGAATAAGCTGCAAGACATGTTGGATGGATTCATTAAAAAATTTGTTCTCTGTCCTGAGTGTGAGAATCCTGAAACTGATCTG CATGTCAATCCTAAGAAACAAACTATAGGTAACTCTTGCAAAGCCTGTGGCTATCGAGGCATGCTTGACACAAACCATAAACTCTGCACGTTCATTCTCAAAAACCCACCTG AAAGTGGTGACACTGgtacaggaaagaaagaaaaggagaagaagaacagaaaaggcAAGGACAAAGAGAATGGTTCTGTGTCCAGCAATGAGACACTTCCACCCCCACCACCAGAGGAGATTACTCCTCCACAGGTTGTG gaggaggaggatgatgatgactGGGGTGAGGACACAACAGAAGAAGCCCAGAGGCGTAGAATGGATGAAATCAGTGACCATGCAAAGAACCTCACGCTTAGTGAAGACTTGGAAAGAACCGTGGAGGAGAGAGTCAACATACTGTTTGATTTTGTGAAG aaaaagaaggaagaaggtgTCATTGATACTTCAGACAAAGACATTGTAGCAGAAGCAGAGAGACTGGATGTGAAGGCCATGGGCCCGCTAGTTCTCACTGAAGTCCTTTTTGATGAAAAGATTCGTgaacaaataagaaaatacagACGTCACTTCCTTCGT TTCTGCCACAACAACAAGAAAGCCCAGAGGTACCTTCTCCATGGCTTTGAGTGTGTGGTAGCCATGCATCAGTCTCAGCTTATTTCGAAAATACCACatattttgaaggaaatgtATGATGCAGATCTTCTGGAAGAAGAAGTCATCCTTAGCTGGGCAGAAAAG GCCTCAAAGAAATACGTTTCAAAGGAGCTTGCCAAAGAAATCCGTGTCAAAGCAGAACCATTTATTAAATGGCTAAAGGAAGCTGAAGAAGAATCTTCCGGTAATGAAGAAGAGGATGAAGATGAAAATATAGAG GTGGTGTACTCTTCAACTGCCAGTGTACCTAAAGTTGAAACTGTGAAGCCTGCAAACAATAAAGATGACGATATTGATATTGATGCCATTTAA